One Brachybacterium kimchii genomic window carries:
- a CDS encoding PH domain-containing protein yields MSISAPDGPEGTVVLRPRVTRVVAYVIGSVVMLAAIGLSLLTHFGFADTVGFLAFGLAVLWFCHREGSVRATAHADRLVVRNLMATRELEWAEIIGVVFPPGDPWAKLDLADGDTLSVMAVQRTDGEKGMTAARRLAGMIAARSGAEGPEGSAKG; encoded by the coding sequence ATGAGCATCAGCGCGCCCGACGGGCCCGAGGGCACGGTCGTCCTGCGGCCGCGGGTGACGCGCGTCGTCGCCTACGTGATCGGCTCCGTGGTGATGCTCGCCGCGATCGGCCTGTCCCTCCTCACCCACTTCGGGTTCGCGGACACCGTCGGCTTCCTCGCCTTCGGCCTGGCCGTGCTCTGGTTCTGCCACCGCGAGGGCTCCGTGCGCGCGACCGCGCACGCCGACAGGCTCGTGGTGCGGAACCTCATGGCGACGCGCGAGCTCGAGTGGGCGGAGATCATCGGCGTGGTCTTCCCGCCCGGTGACCCGTGGGCGAAGCTCGATCTGGCCGACGGCGACACGCTCTCGGTGATGGCCGTGCAGCGCACCGACGGCGAGAAGGGCATGACGGCGGCGCGCCGCCTCGCCGGCATGATCGCCGCGCGCTCGGGTGCCGAGGGCCCCGAGGGCTCCGCGAAGGGCTGA
- the hisG gene encoding ATP phosphoribosyltransferase, with product MLRIAVPNKGALSEPAAALLSEAGYRRRGTAKELVLVDEPNNVELFFLRPRDIAVYVGSGTVDVGITGQDMLADSRTAAEVILPLGFAHSTFRFAAQAGEERDLGGLAGARIATSYENLVEDHLAQHGVEATVVHLDGAVESSIRLGVADVIADVVETGTTLRQAGLSVFGDPIMTSQAVLFSRPGLTLDDDAAHTLEVLVRRVRGVLVAREYVLIDYDIPTEKLEGAVAVTPGFEAPTVSELHRSGWSAVRSMVAVSETNQVMDALYEAGARAILVTAIQACRM from the coding sequence GTGCTCCGCATCGCCGTGCCCAACAAGGGCGCCCTGTCCGAACCCGCCGCCGCCCTGCTCTCCGAGGCGGGCTACCGCCGCCGCGGCACCGCCAAGGAGCTCGTCCTGGTCGACGAGCCCAACAACGTCGAGCTCTTCTTCCTGCGCCCCCGCGACATCGCGGTCTACGTGGGATCGGGGACCGTGGACGTCGGCATCACCGGGCAGGACATGCTCGCCGACTCGCGCACCGCGGCCGAGGTGATCCTGCCCCTGGGCTTCGCGCACTCCACCTTCCGCTTCGCCGCCCAGGCGGGCGAGGAGCGCGACCTCGGCGGACTCGCGGGCGCGCGCATCGCGACCTCGTACGAGAACCTCGTCGAGGACCACCTCGCCCAGCACGGCGTGGAGGCGACGGTGGTCCACCTCGACGGCGCCGTGGAGAGCTCGATCCGCCTGGGCGTCGCCGACGTCATCGCGGACGTGGTCGAGACCGGCACCACCCTGCGCCAGGCGGGGCTCTCCGTCTTCGGCGACCCCATCATGACCAGCCAGGCCGTGCTCTTCTCCCGGCCCGGGCTCACGCTGGACGACGACGCCGCGCACACCCTCGAGGTGCTCGTGCGCCGCGTCCGCGGCGTCCTCGTCGCGCGGGAGTACGTGCTCATCGACTACGACATCCCCACCGAGAAGCTCGAGGGCGCGGTCGCTGTCACCCCGGGCTTCGAGGCGCCCACGGTGTCCGAGCTGCACCGCAGCGGATGGTCCGCCGTGCGCTCGATGGTCGCTGTCTCCGAGACCAACCAGGTCATGGACGCGCTGTACGAGGCGGGCGCCCGCGCGATCCTCGTCACCGCGATCCAGGCCTGCCGGATGTGA
- a CDS encoding phosphoribosyl-ATP diphosphatase — MKDFESLHAELTQKAADRPEGSGTVAELDAGVHAIGKKIVEEAAEVWMACEHESHEAAAEEISQLLYHLQVMMIAKDITLEDVYRHL; from the coding sequence GTGAAGGATTTCGAGTCGCTGCACGCCGAGCTGACCCAGAAGGCCGCCGATCGCCCCGAGGGGTCCGGCACGGTCGCCGAGCTGGACGCCGGCGTGCATGCCATCGGCAAGAAGATCGTCGAGGAGGCCGCCGAGGTCTGGATGGCCTGCGAGCACGAGTCGCACGAGGCCGCCGCCGAGGAGATCTCCCAGCTCCTCTACCACCTCCAGGTGATGATGATCGCCAAGGACATCACGCTCGAGGACGTCTACCGACATCTGTGA
- a CDS encoding DUF3866 family protein, giving the protein MLQWERGRVLEVSAPWRGVQMLRVSRSDEPVESEGEASTDGPSTVPALSYPELVGEVAEGEEVLLNANALRRGLGTGGQALVVARTGELPEAQQPTGHMVKARYTPMQTLVDALDDPGSPHRAALEATHGLGGMPVVLADLHSALPAVVAGVRAQAPEARIVYVMSDGAALPAAYSRTVARLRETGDLVACISAGQAFGGDLEAVTVHTALLGAKAVCGADVVVLAQGPGNLGTGTDWGFSGIQAAEGLHAAAVLGGRPVAALRVSGADARSRHHGASHHSLTLLGRAALAAADVPVLAAESDPDTDPEDRAFTQYVRQQLESGVVEPALTRGVGHRIMDVPRAGLREALDDSPVGLRTMGRGMEEDPWPFLFAAAAGRHAARLADPAGR; this is encoded by the coding sequence ATGCTGCAGTGGGAGCGAGGGCGTGTCCTCGAGGTGAGCGCGCCCTGGCGGGGCGTCCAGATGCTCCGGGTCTCCCGGAGCGATGAGCCCGTGGAATCGGAGGGTGAGGCGTCGACGGACGGTCCGAGCACCGTGCCGGCCCTGTCCTATCCCGAGCTCGTCGGGGAGGTCGCCGAGGGCGAGGAGGTGCTGCTGAACGCCAATGCGCTGCGGCGCGGACTCGGCACCGGCGGCCAGGCGCTCGTGGTCGCCCGCACCGGGGAGCTCCCGGAGGCGCAGCAGCCGACGGGCCACATGGTCAAGGCTCGCTACACCCCGATGCAGACCCTCGTCGACGCGCTCGACGATCCCGGTTCCCCCCACCGCGCGGCCCTCGAGGCGACGCACGGCCTGGGCGGCATGCCGGTGGTGCTCGCGGACCTCCACTCCGCCCTGCCCGCGGTCGTCGCCGGTGTGCGCGCCCAGGCGCCGGAGGCGCGGATCGTCTACGTGATGAGCGACGGCGCGGCGCTCCCCGCCGCCTATTCGCGCACGGTCGCACGCCTGCGCGAGACCGGGGACCTCGTCGCCTGCATCAGCGCCGGCCAGGCCTTCGGCGGGGACCTCGAGGCCGTGACCGTGCACACCGCGCTGCTCGGCGCGAAGGCCGTCTGCGGGGCCGACGTGGTGGTGCTCGCGCAGGGGCCGGGGAACCTCGGGACCGGCACCGACTGGGGCTTCTCCGGGATCCAGGCCGCCGAGGGGCTCCATGCCGCCGCGGTGCTGGGCGGCCGACCCGTCGCCGCGCTGCGGGTCTCCGGGGCCGACGCCCGCTCCCGCCACCACGGGGCGTCCCACCACAGCCTCACCCTGCTGGGGCGGGCAGCGCTGGCCGCGGCCGACGTGCCCGTGCTCGCCGCGGAATCCGACCCCGATACCGATCCCGAGGACAGAGCTTTCACGCAGTACGTGAGGCAACAGCTGGAAAGCGGCGTAGTCGAGCCCGCCCTGACGCGAGGGGTCGGGCACCGCATCATGGACGTCCCGCGGGCGGGCCTGCGCGAGGCGCTCGACGACTCCCCCGTCGGCCTGAGGACGATGGGACGCGGGATGGAGGAGGACCCGTGGCCCTTCCTCTTCGCGGCCGCCGCCGGCCGCCACGCGGCCCGGCTCGCGGACCCTGCCGGCCGCTGA